Proteins found in one Miscanthus floridulus cultivar M001 chromosome 4, ASM1932011v1, whole genome shotgun sequence genomic segment:
- the LOC136548922 gene encoding uncharacterized protein, with protein MASGSSSRGRGSGARGSSSRARAAEAPSADDAALLAPQLNPTFVAMSAADLVTHLNHFRRTDDFVDAVLVFAARERRLAEAEDFARAADEHMDSLLDEIRARDYSISRATETEAALRAKIRTLQLGAAALISSGIGGRGLTQQAAGHGREPVPQDFITISDDATGVQTTVTQGEVGDDVPMKMRHGALNRAAPHLAAAPLPNAAALISSGISGRGITQQAAGHDREPVPQDCITASDDATGVQTMVAQGEVGDDVPKKMRHGALNRAAPHLAASPLPSAAALISSGISGRGLTQQAAGCSREPVPQDFITASDDATGVQTMVAQGEVGDDVPMKMRHGALNRAAPHLAAAPLPSAAALISSGSGISGRGLTQQAAAAGHGREPVPQDFITASDDGVGFDDATGVQTMFAEVGDNMPRPSPLRRISAALPAASSMPDELAERAVERVVVDTSPAVRSSHQVAKAGVVDFHGVVLEAVAGKRKQEPAATSASEYKEQQPLKKQPKTAAPHLVADPLPDTLIDDDERAAEEVATDVLSCKEVAQGDHEVSEDVLRARVTAGRRKVSEEEAQGEDVAASRHRRAQGEQQAARATKKPRRFKGTCFYNEVFKALKEKEELLKKREEERFAKEAVAAASKQLHCRCWWSDAPYMPSKSEAVEEDAGDDSQN; from the exons ATGGCCTCAGGCTCCAGCTCCCGTGGCCGCGGATCCGGCGCCCGAGGCAGCAGCTCCCGAGCCCGCGCCGCCGAAGCTCCTTCGGCTGATGACGCCGCCCTCCTCGCCCCCCAGCTCAACCCCACGTTCGTGGCTATGTCGGCCGCGGATCTCGTCACCCACCTGAACCACTTCCGCCGCACGGACGACTTCGTCGACGCGGTGCTCGTGTTCGCCGCGCGCGAGCGCAGGCTTGCCGAGGCTGAGGACTTTGCCCGTGCGGCCGACGAGCACATGGACAGCCTTCTGGATGAGATCCGGGCGCGCGACTACAGC ATCAGCCGGGCCACCGAGACGGAAGCGGCGCTGCGGGCCAAGATCCGCACGCTGCAGCTTGGTGCCGCCGCCCTGATCTCGTCCGGTATCGGCGGGCGAGGCCTCACGCAGCAGGCTGCAGGTCATGGTCGTGAGCCTGTGCCTCAAGACTTCATCACGATAAGTGATGACGCTACCGGCGTCCAGACCACGGTTACCCAGGGAGAGGTCGGCGACGACGTGCCTATGAAGATGAGGCATGGGGCGCTGAATCGCGCCGCGCCGCACCTCGCTGCTGCTCCGCTGCCTAATGCCGCCGCCCTGATTTCGTCCGGTATCAGCGGGCGCGGCATCACGCAGCAGGCTGCAGGTCATGATCGCGAGCCTGTGCCTCAAGACTGCATCACGGCCAGTGATGACGCCACCGGCGTCCAGACCATGGTCGCCCAGGGAGAGGTCGGCGACGACGTGCCTAAGAAGATGAGGCATGGGGCGCTGAATCGCGCCGCGCCGCACCTCGCTGCTTCTCCGCTGCCTAGTGCCGCAGCCCTGATCTCGTCCGGTATCAGCGGGCGCGGCCTCACGCAGCAGGCTGCAGGTTGCAGTCGCGAGCCTGTGCCTCAAGACTTCATCACGGCAAGTGATGACGCCACCGGCGTCCAGACCATGGTCGCCCAGGGAGAGGTCGGCGACGACGTGCCTATGAAGATGAGGCATGGGGCGCTGAATCGCGCCGCACCGCACCTCGCTGCTGCTCCGCTGCCTAGTGCCGCTGCCCTGATCTCGTCCGGTTCCGGTATCAGCGGGCGCGGCCTCACGCAGCAGGCTGCAGCTGCAGGTCATGGTCGCGAGCCTGTGCCTCAAGATTTCATCACGGCCAGTGATGACGGAGTGGGCTTTGATGACGCCACCGGCGTCCAGACCATGTTCGCCGAGGTCGGGGACAACATGCCAAGACCTAGCCCGCTGAGGAGGATTAGCGCCGCACTCCCAGCTGCTAGCTCGATGCCGGACGAGCTGGCTGAGAGGGCAGTGGAGCGGGTTGTCGTGGACACTAGCCCTGCTGTTCGCAGCAGCCACCAGGTGGCCAAG GCAGGAGTGGTGGATTTCCATGGTGTGGTTTTAGAGGCTGTCGCCGGCAAGAGGAAGCAGGAGCCAGCGGCGACATCTGCATCTGAGTACAAGGAGCAACAACCTTTGAAGAAGCAGCCGAAGACTGCCGCGCCGCACCTCGTTGCTGATCCGCTGCCGGACACGCTGATTGATGACGACGAGAGGGCAGCGGAGGAAGTCGCCACAGACGTTCTCAGCTGCAAGGAGGTGGCACAGGGAGACCACGAGGTTTCAGAAGATGTCCTCAGAGCAAG AGTCACAGCAGGCCGCCGCAAGGTTTCAGAAGAGGAGGCACAGGGAGAAGACGTGGCAGCGAGTCGTCATAGACGTGCGCAAGGGGAACAACAGGCTGCAAGAGCCACCAAGAAGCCTCGTAGGTTCAAGGGGACGTGCTTCTACAATGAGGTTTTCAAAGCCCTCAAGGAGAAAGAGGAGCTTCTCAAAAAAAGGGAGGAGGAGAGGTTTGCCAAGGAAGCTGTTGCCGCTGCATCCAAGCAGCTGCACTGCAGGTGCTGGTGGTCGGATGCACCGTATATGCCCTCAAAGTCTGAGGCTGTGGAGGAGGATGCTGGTGACGATTCACAAAACTGA